Proteins encoded together in one Pseudomonas sp. TCU-HL1 window:
- a CDS encoding alpha/beta fold hydrolase produces the protein MRYQTDFAPQHLANTPRMLQIGLWTLQYLAFSRYADDRREPILMLGGAFQSFRSFGAEVQELLPHHPVILLDLPSQGCNLQLAPELSLEQLADLVAAFADELELPPLMPIGLSYGSALAALFAVRHPRHCARLLLAGITAFGRPGARRMLEESLELLAEGQIVRFAQGALTGLINPLRLEETGISRVFRKALLRQMQRLSPQEIERYRQNSRRLLDFTGFEQHPACPTLVLAGEYDHFTQPWEHAGFAAACADADCALIHNGDHLAQFEQREACASFYRPFLQGTALPLASPGATRLARNRLAHLERRQEARVAPLNRRGRLLHAEAGEWSVDVSELGFFGGRVQGDLPADLPSRGWQLRAGDLPALDALPLRHDGDSLALVFPHTEAEASEALAAQVVQAEPRAAAYA, from the coding sequence ATGCGTTACCAGACCGACTTCGCCCCGCAGCATCTGGCCAATACGCCCCGCATGCTCCAGATCGGTCTCTGGACCTTGCAGTACCTGGCCTTCTCCCGATACGCGGACGACCGTCGCGAACCCATCCTGATGCTGGGCGGTGCCTTCCAGAGCTTTCGCTCCTTCGGCGCCGAGGTGCAGGAGCTCCTGCCCCACCATCCGGTCATTCTCCTGGACCTGCCGAGCCAGGGGTGCAACCTGCAGCTGGCGCCGGAACTGTCCCTGGAACAACTGGCCGACCTGGTCGCCGCGTTCGCCGACGAGCTCGAGCTGCCACCATTGATGCCCATCGGCCTGTCCTACGGCTCGGCCCTGGCAGCGCTGTTCGCCGTGCGCCACCCTCGGCACTGCGCGCGCCTGCTGCTGGCCGGGATCACCGCCTTCGGCCGCCCCGGTGCACGGCGAATGCTGGAAGAAAGCCTGGAGCTGCTGGCCGAAGGCCAGATCGTGCGATTCGCCCAAGGCGCCCTGACCGGTTTGATCAACCCCCTGCGACTGGAAGAAACCGGCATCTCGCGGGTGTTCCGCAAGGCGCTTCTGCGGCAGATGCAGCGCCTTTCACCGCAAGAAATTGAACGTTACCGGCAAAATAGCCGCCGCCTGTTGGATTTCACCGGCTTCGAGCAGCATCCGGCCTGCCCCACCCTGGTCCTCGCCGGGGAGTACGACCACTTCACCCAACCCTGGGAGCATGCCGGTTTCGCGGCAGCCTGCGCTGACGCCGACTGCGCACTTATCCACAACGGCGATCACCTGGCGCAGTTCGAGCAACGCGAAGCCTGTGCCAGCTTCTACCGCCCCTTCCTCCAGGGCACCGCCCTGCCCCTGGCCAGCCCCGGTGCGACGCGCCTGGCCCGCAACCGCCTGGCACACCTGGAGCGTCGCCAGGAGGCCCGCGTGGCGCCGCTGAACCGGCGTGGGCGATTGCTGCACGCCGAGGCGGGTGAATGGTCAGTGGACGTCAGCGAGCTGGGCTTCTTCGGCGGCCGGGTGCAGGGCGACCTTCCCGCGGACCTGCCTTCCCGTGGCTGGCAACTGCGGGCCGGGGACCTTCCTGCGCTGGATGCGCTCCCCCTGCGCCATGATGGCGACAGCCTCGCTCTGGTCTTCCCCCATACCGAGGCTGAAGCCAGTGAAGCGTTGGCAGCCCAGGTGGTCCAGGCGGAGCCACGAGCAGCGGCCTATGCCTGA
- a CDS encoding glutamate-5-semialdehyde dehydrogenase, which produces MTESVLDYMTRLGRAARAASRVAARASTAQKNSALLAAADALDAARAELVAANEQDLANGRANGLEPAMLDRLALTPARIDDMIEGLRQVATLPDPIGEIRDMRYLPSGIQVGKMRVPLGVIGIIYESRPNVTIDAASLCLKSGNATILRGGSEAIHSNQAIATCIQKGLAEAGLPSELVQVVETTDRAAVGALISMPEYVDVIVPRGGKGLIERISREAKVPVIKHLDGICHVYIDIAADLDKAIRVADNAKTQRYAPCNTMETLLVHAGIAARVLPPLAAIYRDKGVELRGDAATRALLGSDVLEATEEDWRTEYNAPILSIRIVDGLEQAIEHINTYGSQHTDAIITENFSDARRFLTEVDSASVMVNASTRFADGFEYGLGAEIGISTDKLHARGPVGLEGLTSEKYVVFGDGHVRT; this is translated from the coding sequence ATGACCGAGTCCGTTCTCGATTACATGACCCGCCTTGGCCGCGCCGCTCGCGCTGCCTCGCGCGTGGCCGCCCGTGCCAGCACCGCGCAGAAGAACAGCGCCCTGCTGGCCGCCGCCGATGCCCTGGATGCAGCTCGTGCCGAGCTGGTCGCTGCCAACGAGCAGGATCTGGCCAACGGCCGGGCCAACGGCCTTGAGCCCGCCATGCTCGACCGCCTGGCCCTGACCCCGGCGCGTATCGACGACATGATCGAGGGCCTGCGCCAGGTCGCTACCCTGCCGGACCCCATCGGCGAGATCCGTGACATGCGCTACCTGCCGTCCGGTATCCAGGTGGGCAAGATGCGCGTGCCGCTGGGCGTGATCGGCATCATCTACGAGTCGCGTCCGAACGTGACTATCGATGCTGCCAGCCTCTGCCTGAAGTCCGGTAACGCCACCATCCTGCGCGGCGGTTCCGAAGCCATCCATTCCAACCAGGCCATCGCCACCTGCATCCAGAAGGGCCTGGCCGAGGCCGGCCTGCCGAGCGAGCTGGTGCAGGTGGTGGAAACCACCGATCGTGCCGCCGTGGGCGCGCTGATCAGCATGCCGGAGTATGTGGACGTGATCGTCCCGCGCGGCGGCAAGGGGCTGATCGAACGCATCAGCCGCGAAGCCAAGGTGCCAGTAATCAAGCACCTGGACGGCATCTGCCACGTCTATATCGACATCGCCGCCGACCTGGACAAGGCGATCCGCGTGGCGGACAACGCCAAGACCCAGCGCTATGCGCCGTGCAACACCATGGAAACCCTGCTGGTGCACGCCGGTATCGCCGCTCGCGTGCTGCCGCCGCTGGCCGCCATCTACCGCGACAAGGGCGTGGAGCTGCGCGGCGACGCCGCCACGCGCGCGCTGCTGGGCAGTGATGTACTGGAGGCGACCGAAGAAGACTGGCGCACCGAGTACAACGCGCCGATCCTCTCGATCCGCATCGTCGACGGCCTCGAACAGGCCATCGAGCACATCAACACCTACGGCTCGCAACATACCGACGCGATCATCACCGAGAACTTCAGTGATGCGCGGCGCTTCCTCACCGAAGTGGATTCCGCCTCGGTGATGGTCAACGCCTCGACCCGCTTCGCCGATGGTTTCGAGTACGGCCTGGGCGCGGAGATCGGCATTTCCACCGACAAGCTGCATGCTCGTGGTCCGGTCGGCCTGGAAGGCCTGACCAGCGAGAAGTACGTGGTCTTCGGCGACGGTCACGTACGTACCTGA
- the nadD gene encoding nicotinate-nucleotide adenylyltransferase, giving the protein MGKRIGLFGGTFDPVHIGHLRGALEVAEQFGFDELRLIPSARPPHRETPQVSAAQRLEMVQLAAAGVAPLTVDDRELKRERPSWTIETLESLRAELDAEDQLFLLVGWDAFCGLPSWHRWSELLDHCHILVLQRPDADSEAPENLRDLLAARSAVDPHSLQGPAGQIAFVWQTPLAISATQIRQLLGEGRSVRFLVPDAVLAYIHAHDLYRAPN; this is encoded by the coding sequence ATGGGCAAGCGCATCGGCCTCTTCGGCGGCACCTTCGATCCCGTGCATATCGGTCACCTGCGGGGTGCACTGGAAGTGGCTGAGCAGTTCGGCTTCGATGAGCTGCGGCTGATTCCCAGCGCGCGCCCGCCGCACCGGGAAACCCCGCAGGTGTCGGCGGCCCAGCGCCTGGAAATGGTGCAGTTGGCCGCGGCCGGTGTTGCGCCGCTGACGGTGGACGATCGCGAACTCAAGCGCGAGCGGCCGTCCTGGACGATCGAAACGCTGGAGTCCCTGCGCGCCGAACTGGACGCCGAGGACCAGTTGTTCCTGCTGGTGGGGTGGGACGCATTCTGCGGCCTGCCGAGCTGGCACCGCTGGAGCGAACTGCTGGACCATTGCCACATCCTGGTCCTGCAGCGTCCGGATGCCGACAGTGAGGCGCCGGAAAACCTGCGCGACCTGCTGGCGGCGCGCAGCGCGGTCGATCCGCATTCCCTGCAGGGGCCGGCCGGGCAGATCGCCTTTGTCTGGCAGACGCCCCTGGCGATTTCCGCCACCCAGATTCGCCAATTGCTGGGGGAGGGGCGCTCGGTGCGTTTTCTCGTGCCCGACGCCGTATTGGCCTATATCCATGCGCACGACCTGTATCGTGCGCCGAACTGA
- the rsfS gene encoding ribosome silencing factor has translation MQNEELVKVAIAALEDLKGQEITTIDVRGKTSITDFMVIASGTSGRHVKSLAENVLEKVKEQGVRALGSEGLDGGEWALLDLGDVVVHVMQVATRQFYDLERLWQGAEQSRAHHSHE, from the coding sequence ATGCAAAACGAAGAACTCGTCAAGGTCGCCATCGCGGCCCTGGAAGACCTGAAAGGTCAGGAAATCACCACCATCGACGTACGCGGCAAGACCAGCATCACCGACTTCATGGTGATCGCCAGCGGCACCTCCGGCCGTCACGTCAAATCCCTGGCCGAGAACGTGCTGGAGAAGGTCAAGGAACAAGGCGTACGCGCCCTGGGTAGCGAAGGCCTGGACGGCGGCGAGTGGGCCCTGCTGGACCTGGGCGACGTGGTGGTGCATGTGATGCAGGTCGCCACCCGCCAGTTCTACGACCTGGAGCGCCTCTGGCAGGGCGCCGAGCAGAGCCGCGCCCACCACAGTCACGAGTAA
- the rlmH gene encoding 23S rRNA (pseudouridine(1915)-N(3))-methyltransferase RlmH, protein MRLRLIAVGTRMPRWVEEGWQEYVKRLPSELSLELVEIPLTTRGKNADVARMIRQEGEAMLAKVQPGERIVTLEVQGRPWSTEQLAVELDRWRLDSRTVNLMVGGPEGLAPEVCARSEQRWSLSPLTLPHPLVRILIGEQIYRAWTVLSGHPYHK, encoded by the coding sequence TTGCGTCTACGTCTGATCGCCGTTGGCACGCGGATGCCGCGCTGGGTGGAAGAGGGCTGGCAGGAGTACGTCAAGCGCCTGCCCTCCGAGCTCAGCCTGGAACTGGTGGAAATTCCCCTGACCACACGCGGCAAGAATGCCGATGTGGCGCGGATGATCCGCCAGGAGGGCGAGGCCATGCTGGCCAAGGTGCAGCCGGGTGAACGCATTGTCACTCTGGAAGTCCAAGGTCGGCCCTGGAGCACCGAGCAACTGGCGGTCGAACTGGACCGTTGGCGCCTGGATTCGCGCACCGTCAACCTCATGGTCGGCGGCCCGGAGGGGCTGGCGCCGGAGGTCTGCGCCCGTAGTGAACAGCGCTGGTCGTTGTCACCGCTGACGCTGCCGCACCCGTTGGTTCGCATCCTCATCGGCGAGCAGATCTACCGTGCCTGGACCGTGCTGTCCGGTCACCCCTATCACAAGTAA
- the mrdA gene encoding penicillin-binding protein 2 yields the protein MPQPIRLKDHEKDARLVRRRVIVGAVAVLLLTCVLIARLYYLQVIQYEYHSTLSENNRVHVQPIPPTRGLIFDRNGVIIADNRPSFSLSVTRERAGDWEKTLDVIVEVLQLTPDDRALFQRRMKQGRRPFEPVPILFELTEEQIARVAVNQFRLPGVEVVAQLVRHYPQGAHFAHSVGYVGRINEKELKQLDPVNYSGTHHIGKTGIERFYEDQLHGEVGYEEVETNARGRVLRVLKRTDPKPGKDLVLTLDVRLQEAAEQALAGRRGAIVAIEPSSGDVLAMVSQPSFDPNPFVTGISFKAYAELRDSIDRPLYNRVLRGLYPPGSTIKPMVAVSGLDAGVVTPASRVFDPGFYQLPNYNHKYRNWNRSGDGWVNMETAIMRSNDTYFYDLAHKMGIDRLHDYMSRFGFGQRVALDMFEESAGLMPSREWKRARYRQAWYPGETLILGIGQGYMQATPLQLAQSVALMANRGKWIRPHLAKTIEGQPPVDPSPMPDIVLRDPKYWDSGRLGMEMVVHAARGTAHKVGATSVYRIAGKSGTAQVVAIKQGEKYDRNKLQERHRDHALFVAFAPAEDPKIAVAVMVENGESGSGVAAPVVKQVMDAWLLGEDGQLKPEFRPPQPLADQQSANR from the coding sequence ATGCCGCAACCGATTCGCCTGAAAGATCACGAAAAGGACGCCCGTCTGGTACGCCGGCGCGTGATCGTGGGCGCGGTGGCGGTGTTGCTGCTGACCTGCGTGCTGATCGCCCGCCTCTATTACCTGCAGGTGATCCAGTACGAGTATCACTCGACCCTGTCCGAGAACAATCGCGTCCATGTGCAGCCGATCCCGCCTACCCGTGGGCTGATCTTCGACCGCAACGGCGTGATCATTGCCGACAACCGCCCCAGCTTCAGCCTCAGCGTCACCCGTGAGCGGGCTGGCGACTGGGAAAAGACCCTCGATGTGATAGTCGAGGTGTTGCAGCTGACCCCGGATGACCGTGCGTTATTCCAGCGGCGCATGAAGCAGGGGCGGCGCCCCTTCGAGCCAGTGCCCATCCTCTTTGAATTGACCGAAGAACAGATCGCCCGCGTGGCGGTGAACCAGTTCCGCCTGCCCGGCGTAGAAGTGGTGGCGCAGTTGGTGCGCCACTACCCGCAGGGGGCGCATTTCGCCCATTCCGTCGGCTACGTCGGCCGCATCAACGAAAAAGAGCTCAAGCAGCTCGACCCGGTGAACTACAGCGGCACTCACCATATCGGCAAGACTGGTATCGAGCGTTTTTACGAAGACCAGTTGCACGGCGAAGTGGGCTACGAGGAAGTCGAGACCAATGCCCGTGGTCGCGTCCTGCGGGTGCTCAAACGCACCGACCCGAAACCGGGCAAGGACCTGGTGCTGACCCTCGATGTGCGTCTGCAGGAAGCCGCCGAGCAGGCCCTGGCTGGTCGCCGGGGCGCCATCGTCGCCATCGAACCGTCCAGCGGCGATGTGCTGGCGATGGTCAGCCAGCCGAGCTTCGATCCCAACCCCTTCGTCACCGGCATCAGCTTCAAGGCCTACGCCGAGCTGCGCGACTCCATCGATCGGCCGCTGTACAACCGCGTGTTGCGCGGCCTCTATCCACCGGGGTCGACCATCAAGCCGATGGTGGCGGTCTCCGGCCTGGACGCCGGCGTGGTGACACCCGCTTCGCGGGTCTTCGATCCGGGCTTCTACCAGCTGCCGAACTACAACCACAAGTACCGTAACTGGAACCGTTCCGGTGACGGCTGGGTGAATATGGAAACCGCGATCATGCGGTCAAATGACACCTATTTCTACGATCTTGCCCACAAGATGGGGATCGATCGCCTCCACGACTACATGAGCCGCTTCGGCTTCGGCCAGCGTGTCGCGCTGGACATGTTCGAGGAGTCCGCCGGCCTGATGCCGTCCCGCGAATGGAAGCGCGCCCGTTATCGCCAGGCCTGGTATCCGGGCGAAACCCTGATCCTCGGCATCGGCCAGGGCTACATGCAGGCCACGCCGTTGCAGCTGGCTCAGTCAGTGGCGCTGATGGCCAACCGCGGCAAGTGGATACGTCCGCACCTGGCCAAGACCATCGAGGGCCAGCCGCCGGTGGACCCGAGCCCTATGCCGGACATCGTCCTGCGTGATCCGAAGTACTGGGACTCCGGCCGTCTAGGCATGGAGATGGTGGTTCACGCCGCTCGCGGTACCGCGCACAAGGTCGGCGCCACGTCGGTCTACCGCATCGCTGGCAAGTCCGGTACCGCGCAGGTGGTCGCCATCAAGCAGGGCGAGAAGTACGACCGCAACAAGCTCCAGGAGCGCCACCGCGACCACGCCCTGTTCGTCGCCTTCGCCCCGGCGGAAGACCCGAAGATCGCCGTGGCGGTGATGGTGGAGAACGGCGAGTCCGGTTCGGGCGTCGCTGCGCCGGTGGTCAAGCAGGTCATGGACGCCTGGCTGCTCGGCGAGGATGGCCAGTTGAAACCCGAATTCCGTCCGCCCCAGCCGCTGGCGGACCAGCAGAGCGCCAACCGATGA
- the rodA gene encoding rod shape-determining protein RodA codes for MNSNFDRTISQEDVLKRRATLLQRLHIDGWLLLIILLLAAGSLFVLYSASGKHWELLMKQASSFGLGIGAMIVIAQFEPRFMARWVPLAYVVGVALLMAVEVMGHTAMGATRWINIPGVIRFQPSEFMKIIMPATIAWYLSRHNLPPKLKHIAVSLVLILVPFVLILKQPDLGTGLLILASGAFVLFMAGLQWRWILGAVAAVVPVAVGMWYFVLHEYQKQRVLTFLDPESDPLGTGWNIIQSKAAIGSGGVFGKGWLLGTQSHLDFLPESHTDFIIAVLSEEFGLVGVCLLLLVYLLLIGRGLVITAQAQTLFGKLLAGSLTMTFFVYVFVNIGMVSGLLPVVGVPLPFISYGGTHLVTLLSGFGVLMAIHTHRKWIAQV; via the coding sequence ATGAACAGCAACTTCGACCGCACCATCTCCCAGGAGGACGTGCTCAAGCGCCGCGCCACGTTGTTGCAACGCCTGCACATCGATGGCTGGCTGTTGCTGATTATCCTGTTGCTGGCAGCCGGCAGCCTGTTCGTCCTCTATTCGGCCAGTGGCAAGCATTGGGAACTGCTGATGAAGCAGGCTAGTTCCTTCGGCCTCGGCATCGGCGCAATGATCGTCATCGCCCAGTTCGAGCCGCGCTTCATGGCGCGCTGGGTGCCGCTGGCCTATGTGGTGGGTGTCGCCCTGCTGATGGCGGTGGAGGTTATGGGCCACACGGCCATGGGTGCCACTCGTTGGATCAATATTCCGGGTGTGATTCGCTTCCAGCCTTCGGAATTCATGAAGATCATCATGCCGGCGACCATCGCCTGGTACCTGTCGCGGCACAACCTGCCACCCAAGCTCAAGCACATCGCTGTCAGCCTCGTGCTGATCCTCGTGCCTTTCGTGCTGATCCTGAAACAGCCCGACCTTGGCACCGGCCTGCTGATCCTTGCCTCGGGCGCGTTCGTGCTGTTCATGGCCGGCCTGCAGTGGCGCTGGATCCTGGGCGCGGTGGCCGCGGTCGTGCCGGTGGCGGTGGGCATGTGGTACTTCGTGCTGCACGAATACCAGAAACAGCGCGTGCTGACCTTCCTCGACCCGGAAAGCGATCCGCTCGGCACCGGCTGGAACATCATCCAGTCGAAGGCGGCGATCGGCTCGGGTGGCGTGTTCGGCAAGGGCTGGCTGCTGGGCACCCAGTCGCATCTGGATTTTTTGCCCGAAAGCCACACGGACTTTATCATTGCGGTCCTCAGCGAAGAGTTCGGCCTGGTGGGCGTCTGCCTGCTGCTGTTGGTCTACCTGCTCCTGATCGGCCGCGGCCTGGTGATCACCGCCCAGGCACAGACCCTGTTCGGCAAGCTGCTGGCGGGCAGTCTGACCATGACCTTCTTCGTATACGTGTTCGTCAACATCGGCATGGTCAGTGGACTCTTGCCGGTCGTGGGGGTACCCCTTCCCTTCATTAGCTACGGCGGAACCCATCTGGTGACGCTGCTGTCTGGGTTTGGGGTATTGATGGCGATTCATACCCATCGCAAGTGGATCGCCCAGGTTTGA
- the mltB gene encoding lytic murein transglycosylase B, whose amino-acid sequence MQLGATGIALVGLLGAAAPVQSGDYEGSPQVAEFVAEMTRDYGFAGEQLVDLFREVERKQSILDAISRPAERVKPWKEYRPIFITPARIQKGVAFWNQHAEALARAEKEYGVPAQVIVAIIGVETFYGGNTGNFRVIDALSTLGFDYPPRADFFRKQLKEFLLLAREEQVDPLMLKGSYAGAMGLPQFMPSSFRAYAVDFDGDGHIDIWNNPVDAIGSVASYFKRHGWVPGGRVVSRAQVRGERIDEGLTQGLDPVKNVGDLRALGWASSDALRDDVPVTAFRLEGDEGAEYWMGLPNFYVITRYNRSVMYSMAVHQLSDLLVNARGGR is encoded by the coding sequence ATGCAGCTAGGCGCCACCGGGATCGCCCTTGTCGGCCTGCTGGGTGCAGCCGCACCGGTACAGTCCGGAGACTACGAGGGATCGCCGCAGGTGGCCGAGTTCGTCGCCGAGATGACGCGTGACTACGGTTTCGCCGGCGAGCAACTGGTGGACCTGTTCCGTGAGGTGGAGCGCAAGCAATCCATTCTCGACGCCATTTCCCGGCCCGCCGAGCGGGTCAAGCCCTGGAAGGAATACCGGCCGATCTTCATCACCCCGGCGCGCATCCAGAAAGGCGTGGCCTTCTGGAACCAGCATGCCGAGGCCCTGGCCCGTGCCGAGAAGGAATACGGCGTGCCGGCGCAGGTCATCGTGGCGATCATCGGTGTCGAGACCTTCTACGGCGGCAATACCGGCAACTTCCGTGTGATCGATGCCCTGTCCACCCTGGGCTTCGATTACCCGCCGCGTGCCGACTTCTTCCGCAAGCAGCTCAAGGAGTTCCTCCTGCTGGCGCGCGAGGAGCAGGTCGATCCGCTGATGCTCAAGGGCTCCTACGCCGGGGCCATGGGGCTGCCGCAGTTCATGCCGAGCAGCTTCCGTGCCTATGCCGTGGACTTCGACGGCGACGGCCACATCGATATCTGGAACAACCCCGTGGATGCCATCGGCAGCGTCGCCAGCTACTTCAAGCGCCACGGCTGGGTGCCGGGCGGTCGGGTGGTAAGTCGCGCGCAGGTGCGCGGCGAACGAATCGACGAAGGGTTGACCCAGGGGCTGGACCCGGTGAAGAACGTCGGCGATCTTAGGGCGCTGGGCTGGGCAAGCAGCGACGCACTGCGCGATGATGTGCCGGTTACGGCCTTCAGGCTGGAGGGTGACGAGGGGGCGGAGTACTGGATGGGATTGCCGAACTTCTACGTCATTACCCGCTACAATCGCAGCGTGATGTATTCCATGGCCGTGCATCAACTTTCCGATCTGCTGGTCAACGCAAGGGGCGGGCGTTAA
- a CDS encoding septal ring lytic transglycosylase RlpA family protein, with the protein MPQPIRVAVYGAVALLLASCSSSRAPEPVQPGGPISGPGDYSRPHKDGAPWWDVDVSRIPDAVPMPHYGSVKANPYTVLGKTYYPMNDARRYQAVGTASWYGTKFHGQATANGEAYDLYGMTAAHKTLPLPSYVRVTNLDNGRSVILRVNDRGPFYSDRIIDLSFAAAKKLGYAETGTARVKVEGIDPHQWWAAQGRPVPMVLAQPKMAAQAQPQAQPIAQPLVASAQIEQYTPPPQQHAAAVLPVQIDAKKNDSLAASGLYLQVGAFANPDAAELLKAKLSGTVSAPVFISSVVRNQQILHRVRLGPIGTQGEAQQLQDNLRLANIGQPTLVKPD; encoded by the coding sequence ATGCCACAACCGATAAGAGTCGCCGTCTACGGCGCCGTTGCATTGCTGCTGGCCAGCTGCTCGAGCAGCCGCGCGCCGGAGCCGGTCCAGCCGGGCGGCCCGATTTCAGGCCCCGGTGATTATTCTCGTCCGCACAAGGACGGCGCCCCCTGGTGGGACGTCGACGTTTCGCGCATCCCCGACGCGGTGCCCATGCCGCACTACGGCTCGGTGAAGGCGAACCCCTATACCGTGCTGGGCAAGACCTACTACCCGATGAACGATGCGCGCCGCTACCAGGCGGTGGGCACCGCGTCCTGGTACGGCACCAAGTTCCACGGCCAGGCCACTGCCAACGGCGAGGCCTACGACCTCTATGGCATGACCGCCGCGCACAAGACGCTGCCGCTGCCGAGCTATGTCCGTGTGACCAACCTGGACAACGGCCGTAGCGTAATCCTGCGGGTCAACGACCGTGGCCCGTTCTACTCCGACCGCATCATCGACTTGTCCTTCGCCGCGGCGAAGAAGCTCGGCTATGCCGAAACGGGTACGGCGCGGGTCAAGGTCGAAGGCATCGACCCCCACCAATGGTGGGCTGCCCAGGGGCGGCCGGTACCCATGGTGCTGGCGCAGCCGAAGATGGCTGCCCAGGCCCAGCCACAGGCGCAGCCGATTGCCCAGCCGCTGGTGGCCAGCGCGCAGATCGAGCAGTACACCCCGCCGCCGCAGCAACACGCCGCTGCCGTACTGCCTGTGCAGATCGACGCAAAAAAAAACGATTCACTCGCAGCCTCTGGCCTGTATCTCCAGGTGGGCGCCTTCGCCAATCCGGACGCTGCGGAACTCCTCAAGGCCAAGCTGAGCGGGACGGTGAGTGCACCGGTCTTCATCAGCTCGGTCGTGCGCAACCAGCAGATCCTGCATCGGGTGCGCCTGGGGCCGATCGGAACTCAGGGTGAAGCCCAGCAACTGCAGGACAATCTGCGCCTGGCCAATATCGGCCAGCCAACCCTGGTGAAGCCGGACTGA
- a CDS encoding D-alanyl-D-alanine carboxypeptidase family protein gives MNIFSFAKRLLLPAALLIVAPVSMAAQQVIPSAPQLAAKSYVLMDAQSGQVLVENNGDQRLPPASLTKLMTAYIATLEIRKGQIGETDPVTISEHAWRTGGSRMFVQVNTQVALGDLLRGIIIQSGNDASVAVAEHIAGSEDAFADMMNTSAEKLGMSGSHFMNATGLPNPEHYSTAHDMATLARAIIYEDPAHYAIYSQKEFFWNNIKQPNRNLLLWRDKTVDGLKTGHTEEAGYCLVASAVRDNMRLIAVVFGTNSEQARAAETQKLLTYGFRFFETQTFYQKGAELAKAQVWKGSTREAKAGLAQDLTLTLPKGQIKKLQASMTLNPQLVAPIKQGDVIGKVEVKMEDQVIHSADLIALETVEEGGFFRRLWDSIRLFFFGLFN, from the coding sequence ATGAACATCTTCAGCTTCGCCAAACGCCTATTACTGCCCGCAGCCTTGCTCATCGTCGCGCCGGTTTCCATGGCGGCCCAGCAGGTCATTCCGTCGGCGCCGCAACTGGCCGCCAAATCCTATGTCCTGATGGACGCCCAGAGTGGCCAGGTTCTGGTGGAGAACAACGGCGACCAGCGCCTGCCTCCGGCCAGTCTGACCAAGCTGATGACCGCCTACATCGCCACCCTGGAAATCCGCAAGGGCCAGATCGGCGAGACCGACCCGGTCACCATCAGCGAGCACGCCTGGCGCACCGGCGGTTCGCGCATGTTCGTCCAGGTCAACACCCAGGTAGCCCTGGGCGACCTGCTGCGCGGCATCATCATCCAGTCGGGTAACGACGCCAGCGTTGCCGTGGCCGAGCACATCGCCGGCAGCGAAGACGCCTTCGCCGACATGATGAACACCTCCGCCGAGAAGCTGGGCATGAGCGGCAGCCACTTCATGAACGCCACCGGCCTGCCCAACCCGGAGCACTACTCGACTGCCCATGACATGGCGACCCTGGCGCGCGCGATCATCTACGAAGATCCGGCCCACTACGCCATCTACTCCCAGAAGGAGTTCTTCTGGAACAACATCAAGCAGCCCAACCGCAACCTGCTGCTGTGGCGCGACAAGACCGTCGATGGCCTGAAGACTGGCCACACCGAGGAAGCCGGCTACTGCCTGGTGGCGTCTGCCGTACGCGACAACATGCGCCTCATTGCTGTGGTGTTCGGCACCAACAGCGAGCAGGCCCGTGCCGCCGAAACCCAGAAGCTGCTGACCTACGGCTTCCGCTTCTTCGAAACCCAGACCTTCTACCAGAAGGGTGCCGAACTGGCCAAAGCCCAGGTCTGGAAGGGTTCTACCCGTGAAGCCAAGGCCGGCTTGGCCCAGGACCTGACCCTGACCCTGCCCAAGGGCCAGATCAAGAAGCTGCAGGCCAGCATGACCCTCAACCCGCAGTTGGTTGCGCCCATCAAGCAGGGTGACGTGATCGGCAAGGTCGAGGTGAAAATGGAAGACCAGGTGATCCACAGCGCTGACCTGATCGCCCTGGAAACCGTCGAGGAAGGTGGCTTCTTCCGCCGCCTGTGGGATAGCATTCGCCTGTTCTTCTTCGGCCTTTTCAACTGA
- a CDS encoding DUF493 domain-containing protein, translating to MTDTPDVQPPKIEFPCERYPIKVIGDSFDGFADLVIDIIQRHAPGFDASTLVMRDSRNGRFLSVQVLITATGVDQLQAIHVDLRATGRVHMVL from the coding sequence ATGACCGACACTCCTGACGTACAACCCCCGAAAATCGAGTTCCCCTGCGAGCGTTATCCCATCAAGGTAATCGGCGATTCCTTCGATGGCTTCGCCGATCTGGTGATCGACATCATCCAGCGCCATGCGCCCGGTTTCGACGCCTCCACCTTGGTGATGCGCGACAGCCGCAATGGCCGTTTCCTCTCGGTGCAGGTGCTGATCACCGCCACCGGCGTCGACCAGTTGCAGGCGATCCATGTCGACCTGCGTGCCACCGGTCGCGTGCATATGGTGCTTTAG